Proteins encoded within one genomic window of Glycine soja cultivar W05 chromosome 1, ASM419377v2, whole genome shotgun sequence:
- the LOC114394219 gene encoding vinorine synthase-like: MDEIVDTPLGVQLNVFECGGIAIGACMSHKIADAMSYFMFIQTWAAIARGEAHGLKAKYAEKMALQKPPSRVEALTTFIWTRFISSTQVAVAASDQRSRFYVVAHTGNAYSYELVEKLREEIRKIDRDYILKLQEGSEYLDSLREDLRRFENIKGEVVPFTFTALCRFPVYDADFGWGKPIWACPPAWLKLLFNLHEVKL, encoded by the exons ATGGATGAGATCGTTGACACACCCCTTGGTGTTCAACTCAACGTTTTTGAATGCGGTGGAATAGCCATTGGTGCATGCATGTCCCACAAGATAGCTGATGCTATGTCCTATTTTATGTTCATCCAAACTTGGGCTGCTATTGCACGTGGAGAAGCAC ATGGCCTTAAAGCAAAATATGCAGAAAAGATGGCTCTGCAGAAACCCCCTTCACGAGTTGAGGCTCTAACAACTTTCATATGGACCCGCTTTATATCATCCACTCAGGTTGCAGTTGCAGCATCTGATCAGAGATCTAGGTTCTACGTGGTGGCTCACACG GGGAATGCCTATAGCTATGAGCTGGTGGAGAAACTGAGAGAAGAAATAAGGAAAATTGACCGTGATTATATTCTCAAACTTCAAGAGGGCTCTGAGTACTTGGACTCTCTTAGAGAAGATTTGCGTAGATTCGAGAATATCAAGGGGGAAGTTGTGCCATTTACCTTCACTGCTTTGTGCAGGTTTCCAGTGTATGATGCTGATTTTGGTTGGGGAAAGCCAATTTGGGCATGTCCCCCAGCATG